One segment of Sander vitreus isolate 19-12246 chromosome 20, sanVit1, whole genome shotgun sequence DNA contains the following:
- the c20h5orf63 gene encoding glutaredoxin-like protein C5orf63 homolog, translated as MFLLRRCAALRPRISRLTHSLPTLTLFTKDPCPLCDEAKEELEPLKHRFVLQQVDISLPENSVWRDRYRWDIPVFHLNGQFVMKHRVNVILLDKLLRDAETSP; from the exons ATGTTTCTCCTGAGACGTTGTGCTGCTCTGAGACCTCGTATCTCCAGACTGACTCACTCTTTACCCACTCTGACCCTGTTCACTAAG gaTCCGTGTCCTCTGTGTGATGAAGCTAAAGAAGAGCTGGAACCTCTCAAACACAGA tttGTCCTGCAGCAGGTGGACATCAGTCTCCCAGAGAACAGCGTCTGGAGAGACAG GTACAGGTGGGACATACCTGTTTTCCATCTGAACGGTCAGTTTGTGATGAAACATCGAGTAAACGTCATCCTGCTGGACAAACTGCTGCGGGATGCCGAGACATCACCGTGA